In one Colletotrichum destructivum chromosome 2, complete sequence genomic region, the following are encoded:
- a CDS encoding Putative Flavoprotein-like superfamily translates to MACPFLQSTLAVPPRQVSAEQEFANIRSQYPSLSSTGCTAKFCQSGRMTHMDEERVGRNQSYTQVREDALDFLQQMHRDGLIDTEQLHSRAHDVLQEIQKNSTEGKFTAASESGPEAAPATTVGLVGGLWTQTFEELEFGLRTAWKHARKCIMRSEYSNLRLCDLRHVRTSKKMAETLIENLRVAYNSGEINPTVFVFPPRDINSRGPMIWNSQLLSFAGYEQSSGEILGDPANVELTKAIIELGWTPPRFRSQWDLLPIVTMAEGEEPVITELPKDAFPLVHIRHPKHPELETLGLRWVPAPALSRLGFSIGGVQYTATPFIGWFMDAEIGVRNLADSFRYNALPQVAKAIGLVDGNVDDLPDYERLAVLSRAQLELNYATYWSFAQAGVRMSDSLGAAEQFAQFDDEHLMNNGFRLPSDPYWLAPPQGSIIPLWHRGGSPNYQPKPLICRHAQDPVNAWRRERQLRSTRTQNASDTKLNILIPVPSISLTRPVTPVSPFGTASTTFLPIPPPTQTTRPSTPLTPLSPRGPGRRIYIGFCSSGNVAIKLCKRLCAQLQHACDVNPELGSVVVPCTLNALPISMVEPDDVLVIVASTTGRGEVPQNGKAFADALARNPKAIACRYAIFANGSLEYPDTYNQAAMDIEDLLSRGDAQRLIGMREADTGAENPPWSVLGQFFDQVLAALQTSSREAAECGDVGDTQRNARPVRPFDTRPWFQASVVGRPAEGTAAGGMKRVTLDMGDREYPTMGSVWILPPNSNNKVSRVLGALGVEADERLDIPGEPTVGDFLQRYADLEQPFKSTAWAEQLLLSRLETLSKAAIEDAVHQIPSGWRRSVTLDTLCGAMPTIQPREYSIASDGSRTKREDGRNTLDLLVQHHPEGRFSDRYLGCFEAFGGVTCKIRPSSHLRSIAENYDRPMIIFTTGSGMAPVRGLLQNRLQRLRSPNDDAMPAISLFAGFKASDESLVREAVHEADEAGMFDVLRLTGSNREKRRAQDAMLEAGVREKLARSVEDGALVFACARPRAVDDFLGTLSKVLGRDAREALGDRFVADVYQPAT, encoded by the exons ATGGCATGTCCATTCCTCCAGAGCACCCTCGCGGTGCCGCCACGGCAGGTCTCGGCCGAACAAGAGTTCGCCAACATACGCTCGCAGTACCCGTCTCTGTCATCAACAGGCTGCACTGCGAAGTTCTGCCAGTCCGGGCGGATGACGCAcatggacgaggagcgcGTGGGCCGGAATCAGTCATACACCCAGGTCCGCGAGGACGCACTCGACTTTTTGCAGCAGATGCACAGGGATGGTCTCATTGACACCGAGCAGCTTCACAGCCGTGCGCACGATGTCCTTCAGGAGATCCAGAAGAACTCGACCGAGGGCAAGTTCACCGCCGCGTCGGAGAGTGGGCcagaggcggcgccggccaccaCGGTTGGCCTGGTGGGCGGTCTCTGGACGCAGACTTTCGAAGAGCTCGAATTCGGCCTGCGGACAGCGTGGAAGCATGCTCGAAAATGCATCATGCGGTCCGAGTACAGCAACTTGAG ATTATGCGACTTGAGACATGTCCGAACAAGcaagaagatggccgagacTCTGATTGAGAACCTGAGAGTGGCCTACAACTCTGGAGAAATCAATCCTACAG TCTTCGTCTTCCCGCCACGGGACATCAACAGCCGCGGTCCCATGATCTGGAACTCGCAGCTTCTGTCGTTCGCGGGT TATGAACAATCCAGCGGCGAGATCCTGGGAGACCCCGCCAACGTCGAGCTgaccaaggccatcatcgagctcggctggacgccgccgcgatTCCGCTCGCAATGGGACCTCCTGCCCATCgtcaccatggccgagggcgaagagCCCGTCATCACGGAGCTTCCCAAGGACGCCTTCCCGCTGGTGCATATCCGCCATCCCAAGCATCCAGAGCTCGAGACTCTTGGCCTGCGCTGGGTTCCCGCGCCGGCCCTCAGCCGTCTTGGCTTCAGTATTGGCGGCGTGCAATACACTGCGACGCCTTTTATCGGATG GTTCATGGATGCCGAGATTGGTGTCCGCAACTTGGCGGATTCGTTCCGTTACAATGCACTCCCGCAGGTCGCTAAGGCCATCGGTCTGGTCGACGGAAATGTGGACGACCTACCAGACTATGAACGTCTGGCCGTGTTG TCTCGAGCGCAGCTGGAGCTCAACTACGCCACGTATTGGTCCTTCGCTCAGGCCGGCGTCAGGATGTCAGACTCACTCGGCGCGGCAGAGCAGTTCGCTCAGTTCGATGACGAGCATCTCATGAACAACGGCTTCCGACTCCCCTCGGATCCGTACTGGCTCGCCCCTCCTCAGGGCTCCATCATCCCCCTCTGGCATCGTGGCGGCTCTCCAAATTATCAACCGAAACCGTTGATCTGCCGCCACGCTCAAGACCCGGTCAATGCCTGGCGCCGAGAACGGCAACTCCGCTCGACACGGACTCAAAACGCCTCGGACACAAAGCTCAACATCCTCATCCCCGTGCCGTCCATCTCCCTCACGAGGCCCGTTACCCCCGTATCCCCCTTCGGGACCGCCTCGACAACCTTCCTGCCCATCCCGCCGCCCACGCAAACGACCAGACCCTCGACGCCCCTGACGCCCCTGAGCCCTCGGGGGCCCGGGCGCAGGATCTACATCGGCTTCTGCAGCTCGGGGAACGTCGCCATCAAGCTCTGCAAGAGGCTGTGCGCGCAGCTGCAGCACGCGTGCGACGTCAACCCCGAGCTgggctccgtcgtcgtcccctGCACGCTCAACGCGCTACCCATTTCCATGGTCGAGCCCGACGACGTGCTCGTAATCGTCGCCAGCACGACGGGCCGTGGCGAGGTGCCGCAGAACGGCAAGGCCTTCGCCGACGCGCTGGCCAGGAACCCCAAGGCCATTGCGTGCCGGTACGCCATCTTCGCCAACGGCTCGCTCGAGTACCCGGACACGTACAACCAGGCGGCCATGGACATTGAGGACCTGCTGAGCAGGGGGGACGCGCAACGGCTCATCGGCATGCGCGAGGCCGACACCGGCGCAGAGAACCCGCCCTGGTCCGTCCTCGGTCAATTCTTCGACCAGGTCCTCGCCGCGCTGCAGACGTCGAGCCGGGAAGCGGCCGAGTGTGGTGACGTGGGCGACACGCAGCGGAACGCGCGACCGGTCAGACCTTTCGACACCAGGCCATGGTTTCAGGCCAGTGTTGTTGGGCGGCCCGCCGAGGggacggccgccggcggcatgaaGAGGGTCACACTCGACATGGGCGATCGCGAATACCCGACCATGGGAAGCGTCTGGATCCTCCCGCCAAACTCGAACAACAAGGTGTCTCGTGTCTTGGGGGCTTTGGGTGTGGAGGCTGATGAGCGGCTGGACATCCCCGGAGAGCCTACCGTCGGCGACTTTCTGCAAAGGTACGCGGACTTGGAGCAGCCTTTCAAGTCTACGGCATGGGCTGAGCAGCTGTTACTGTCACGGCTGGAGACTCTGTCCAAGGCCGCTATCGAGGACGCGGTCCACCAGATCCCCTCGGGCTGGAGGCGGTCGGTGACGCTGGACACCCTCTGCGGCGCCATGCCGACGATCCAGCCGCGAGAATACTCCATCGCCTCTGACGGATCGCGGACGAAGCGCGAGGACGGGAGGAACACGCtggacctcctcgtccagcaccACCCGGAAGGCAGGTTCTCGGACAGATACCTCGGGTGCTTCGAGGCGTTCGGGGGCGTGACGTGCAAAATCCGGCCGTCGTCTCACCTACGGAGCATCGCTGAGAACTACGACAGGCCGATGATCATCTTCACAACCGGATCCGGTATGGCGCCCGTCCGCGGCCTCCTGCAGAACCGCCTTCAGCGCCTCCGCTCCCcgaacgacgacgccatgccCGCCATCAGCCTCTTCGCGGGCTTCAAGGCCTCGGATGAGTCCCTCGTGCGCGAGGCGGTGCAtgaggcggacgaggcgggcaTGTTTGACGTGCTGCGGCTGACGGGCAGCAAccgggagaagaggagggcgcAGGACGCGATGCTCGAGGCGGGCGTGCGGGAGAAGCTGGCGCGgagcgtcgaggacggcgcgcTGGTCTTTGCGTGCgcgcggccgagggccgTTGACGATTTCCTGGGCACTCTGAGCAAAGTGCTGGGGCGCGACGCGAGGGAGGCGCTGGGCGATCGGTTCGTCGCTGACGTTTACCAGCCCGCGACCTGA
- a CDS encoding Putative mitochondrial carrier domain superfamily: MYEIYAAGAAAAFTVDCLVYPLDTLKTRYQSQDFVQTYASSPGNKAPLFRGLYQGIGSVVLATLPAAGIFFATYETMKTTISNTVSVPLPLVHASASAIAEMGSCLVLAPAEVIKQNAQMLRRQEGGGGGAGSRRSTSLEALRQVTGSGAQRRLFSGYTALVARNLPFTALQFPIFEQVRKTIWASGERGRTAGEEHGLVETGVVTGTSAGAAGAFAAFITTPGDVVKTRMMLSAGETGSGSGSREGDASPRGSGDASKPLRKSRGSLEVTKDVYQKHGVRGLFRGGGLRAVWTAVGSGLYLGTYEMSKVWLTRGKDESDVVGGL, encoded by the exons ATGTATGAAATCTACGCT GCCGGTGCGGCGGCTGCATTCACAGTAGACTGTCTGGTTTACCCCCTCGATACCCTCAAGACCCGGTATCAAAGCCAAGATTTCGTTCAGACCTATGCGTCGTCGCCAGGTAACAAAGCGCCGCTCTTCCGCGGCCTTTACCAAGGCATCGGCAGTGTGGTCTTGGCTACGTTACCAGCAG CtggcatcttcttcgccacgTACGAGACCATGAAGACGACGATATCCAATACCGTCTCGGTCCCGCTGCCCTTGGTGCACGCGTCTGCCTCGGCCATCGCTGAGATGGGCTCATGTCTGGTGCTCGCGCCCGCAGAAGTAATCAAGCAGAACGCGCAGATGCTCCGTCGgcaggagggcggcggtggcggggcAGGCAGCAGACGATCAACATCTCTCGAGGCCTTGCGCCAGGTCACGGGCTCCGGGGCTCAGAGACGGCTCTTCTCGGGATACACGGCGCTCGTGGCGCGCAACCTACCCTTTACGGCACTACAGTTCCCCATTTTCGAGCAAGTTCGGAAGACAATATGGGCCTCTGGGGAGCgggggaggacggcgggcgaggagcaTGGGCTCGTCGAGACGGGCGTGGTGACGGGGACCAGcgccggggcggcgggggcgtTTGCGGCCTTCATCACGACACcgggcgacgtcgtcaagacgAGAATGATGCTGAGCGCAGGCGAGACAGGCTCGGGAAGCGGAAGCAGAGAGGGCGACGCCTCGCCACGGGGTTCTGGCGATGCGTCGAAGCCATTGAGGAAGAGCCGCGGAAGCCTGGAGGTGACGAAGGATGTGTACCAGAAGCACGGCGTGCGCGGGCTCTTCCGTGGCGGAGGGTTGCGCGCCGTGTGGACAGCCGTTGGAAGCGGTCTCTATCTGGGGACGTACGAGATGTCAAAAGTCTGGCTCACGCGAGGAAAGGACGAATCGGACGTTGTCGGAGGGCTGTGA
- a CDS encoding Putative GMP synthase, rossmann-like alpha/beta/alpha sandwich, glutamine amidotransferase, whose product MASATEIEAEAPHNNFDTILVLDFGSQTSHLILRRLRALKVYAEMLPCTTKLADLPFKPKGIVLSGGPSSVYDQGAPHVDPAVFELGVPILGICYGCQELAWRISSDNVARGAAREYGHADVTIHNSGNSHTDRLFAGLGETMHAYMSHFDKLVKLPEGFVVVASTKNSEYAGIAHQTKPIYGVQFHPELEHTPRGTEILRNFSVDICGAQPNWVMSDFIKKEIVRIRHLVGDRAQVIGAVSGGVDSTVAAKLMKEAIGDRFHAILVDNGVMRLNECEQVKETLQKHLGINLTVVDGAELFLGRLKGVTEPEKKRKIIGGTFIDLFEKEAIRIEKEAENTPNAGKVEWFLQVRLYPDVIESLSFKGPSATIKTHHNVGGLPDTLKLKLIEPLRELFKDEVRSFGRELGIHSDLIMRHPFPGPGIAIRILGEVTPERVAIARAADNIFISMIKEAGIYDQMSQSYAGLDTNRAVGVQGDARVYGYIVILRAVQTADFMSCEPFEFDFNLLKKISTRIVNEVEGVSRVVYDITSKPPGTIELE is encoded by the exons ATGGCCAGCGCTACCGAGATCGAGGCTGAGGCCCCTCACAACAACTTCGAC ACAATTCTTGTGCTCGATTTTGGTTCCCAGACGAGCCATCTCATCCTGAGACGCCTGCGCGCGCTCAAGGTGTACGCTGAGATGCTGCCATGTACCACGAAGCTGGCGGATCTCCCCTTCAAGCCGAAGGGAATTGTGCTGTCTGGAG GCCCCTCTTCTGTCTACGATCAGGGCGCACCCC ACGTTGACCCCGCCGTTTTCGAGCTCGGCGTTCCTATTCTGGGTATATG CTACGGCTGCCAG GAACTTGCCTGGAGAATCAGCTCGGACAATGTCGCCCGAGGAGCGGCCCGAG AGTACGGCCACGCCGACGTTACCATCCACAACTCGGGCAACTCCCACACGGATCGCCTCTTCGCCGGCCTGGGAGAGACGATGCACGCCTACATGTCCCACTTCGACAAACTAGTAAAGTTGCCTGAGGGCTTTGTGGTTGTTGCGAGCACAAAAAACAGCGAATACGCCGGAATCGCTCACCAGACGAAGCCGATCTACG GTGTGCAATTTCACCCTGAGCTCGAGCAT ACGCCGAGAGGCACTGAGATCCTTCGCAACTTCAGTGTCGACATCTGCGGGGCGCAACCCAACTGGGTCATGAGCGACTTCATCAAGAAGGAAATCGTCCGCATCAGACACCTCGTTGGTGACCGTGCCCAAGTCATTGGCGCCGTCAGTGGAGGAGTCGATTCC ACCGTCGCTGCTAAGCTCATGAAGGAAGCCATTGGCGACCGCTTCCATGCTATTCTGGTTGATAACG GAGTTATGCGTCTCAACGAGTGCGAGCAGGTGAAGGAGACGCTTCAGAAGCACCTCGGCATCAACCTGACGGTTGTTGATGGAGCTGAGCTGTTCCTGGGACGCCTTAAGGGCGTCACTGAGCctgagaagaagcgcaagatCATTGGCGGAACCT TCATCGACCTtttcgagaaggaggccattcggatcgagaaggaggcagaGAACACGCCCAATGCCGGCAAGGTCGAGTGGTTCCTTCAGGTTCGT CTTTACCCTGATGT TATTGAGTCGCTCTCGTTCAAG GGTCCCAGCGCGACTATCAAGA CCCATCACAATGTCGGAGGTTTGCCCGATACTCTCAAG TTGAAACTCATTGAGCCCTTGAGAGAGCTTTT CAAGGACGAGGTCCGAAGCTTTGGTAGGGAGCTTGGTATCCACAGCGATCTCATCATG AGACACCCCTTCCCTGGTCCCGGAATCGCCATCAGGATTTTGGGCGAGGTCACACCGGAGCGCGTGGCGATCGCTCGGGCGGCCGACAACATCTTCATTTCGATGATCAAGGAGGCTGGCATCTATGATCAG ATGTCTCAAAG CTACGCTGGTCTGGATACCAACAGAG CCGTGGGCGTCCAGGGAGACGCCAGGGTGTACGGCtacatcgtcatcctcagGGCCGTCCAGACGGCCGACTTTATGAGTTGCGAG CCGTTCGAGTTCGACTTCAACCTCTTGAAGAAGATCTCGACACGCATCGTCAACGAGGTCGAAGGCGTCTCGCGTGTCGTCTACGACATCACCAGCAAGCCGCCCG GAACCATTGAGCTCGAATAA